Within the Aeromicrobium sp. Root236 genome, the region CGTCACCTACATCGACGGCGACAAGGGCATCCTGGAGTACCGCGGCTATCCCATCGAGCAGCTCGCGGAGAAGTCCACGTTCCTCGAGGTCGCCTACCTCCTGATCCACGGCGAGCTGCCCACCAAGGAGCAGCACGAGCGCTGGGTGCACGAGATCACGTTCCACACGTTCGTGCACGAGAACGTCAAGTCCCTCATGCAGGGCTTCCGCTACGACGCGCACCCCATGGGCATGCTGCTGTCGAGCGTGGGCGCGCTGTCGACGTTCTATCCCGAGGCGCGCAACATCAGCGATCCCGACGTGCGGCACGAGCAGGTCGTCCGCATGATCGCCAAGATGCCGACACTCGGCGCCTGGTCGTTCCGCCACGCGCAGGGCAAGCCGTACGTCTACCCCGACAACGACCTGACCTACACCGAGAACTTCCTCTCGATGCTGTTCAAGATGAGCGAGCCCAAGTACGACCCGGACCCGCGCCTGGCCAAGGCCCTCGACGTCCTGCTGATCCTGCACGCCGACCACGAGCAGAACTGCTCGACCAACGCGGTCCGCTCCGTCGGGTCGAGCCAGGTCGACCCCTACTCGGCGGTCAGCGCCGGCATCGCCGCGCTCTACGGCCCGCTGCACGGTGGCGCCAATGAGGCAGTGCTCAAGATGCTGCGCCGCATCGGCACCAAGGACAAGATCCCGGCGTTCATCGAGGGCGTCAAGAACGGCGACGAGAAGCTCATGGGCTTCGGGCACCGGGTCTACAAGAACTTCGACCCGCGCGCGACGATCATCAAGAAGGCCTGCGACGACGTGTTCGAGGTCACCGGCGTCAACCCGCTGCTGGAGATCGCGCAGGAGCTCGAGCGCATCGCGCTGGAGGACGACTACTTCATCTCGCGCAAGCTCTACCCCAACGTCGACTTCTACTCCGGCCTGATCTACGAGGCGCTGCAGTTCCCGCCCGAGATGTTCACGGTGCTGTTCGCCATCGGACGTACTCCAGGCTGGCTTGCGCAGTGGCTCGAGCTGGTCGACGACAAGGAGCAGAAGATCGCTCGCCCCAAGCAGATCTACACCGGCGACCGGCAGCTCGAGTTCGTCCCCGCCGAGGAGCGCTGGGCCTGACCGATCGGCAGGCTCTGGAACCACCTGTCGAAATGACGTTCACGCACACGTCCGCTCTGTCACAGTGTCCGCATGAGCGACACGCAGACGGCTGTGCCGACCGGCAGGCTCGCGGTGCTGCTGGTCAGCGTGCTGCTCCTGGGCCTGACGCTGACCTGGAGCTTCCTCAGCATGCGGGCCGTCATGGAGGTCGGCGGCTCGTGCGCTGACGGCGGCCCGTACGTCAGCGCCCAGCCGTGCCCCGGAGGCGCGGGCTTCATCGGCATCGCGGTCCCGCTCATGATCCTGGCCACCTTCGCCGGCAGCTTCGTGGCGGTCAGCATCAGCGCTCCCAACCTGCTGGTCCCGATGTGGACGATCCTGTTCGGCTCGCTCGGCTGGAACTTCCTCGAGTACGCGATCACGTGGCCCGGTGGCGTCGACCCGGGATGGCTGATCTGCGGCATCGTGTTCGAGCTCATGGCCCTGCCCGGACTGATCGCGATCCTTGCGACCCGTGGGGCGATGTGGACGTCGGGCAAGGGCGCCGGCAGCAAGCCGACCGATGCGGGACTGTGGTGGGGCATCTATCTCGCCCTCGGCACGGTCGGTGCGGCACTCGGGGCATGGTCCTTCTACTCGTGGCGGTGAGCCGCCCGGTAGCGTGACCTGGTGCGACTGCGACTGGACCTCTCCTACGACGGAACCAACTTCCGCGGATGGGCCGTCCAGCCGGGCCTGCGCACCGTCCAGGGCGAGGTCGAGGCGGCGATCGCGATGATCCTGCGACTCCCCCGCTCGGCCCAGCTGACCTGTGCCGGTCGCACGGACGCCGGGGTGCACGCCCGCGGCCAGGTCGCCCATGTCGACCTCGACGACGTCGACCCGGGGCACCTCGAGCGGCGGCTGCGCCGGCTGCTGCCCGACGACATCGTGCTGCGCTCGCTGACCGTGGCCCCTGACGGCTTCGACGCGCGGTTCGCTGCGTTGGAACGCCGTTACGCGTACCGAATGTTCGACGGCCCGACCGGCCCCGACCCCCTGACCCGTACCTCGGTGGTTCGGTGGCCGCGCAGGCTCGACGTCGACGCCATGAACGCCGCGAGCGAGCGGCTGCTCGGGCACCACGACTTCGCCTCGTTCTGCAAGAAGCGCGAAGGTGCCACGACGATCCGAACGCTCCGGGAGCTCAGCACGGTCCGCAGCGGCGACAACCTCGAGACGACTGTCCGCGCCGACGCGTTCTGCCACTCCATGGTGCGGTCGCTGATGGGGCTGCTGGTCGCGGTCGGTGAGCGCCGGTACGAGCCGGAGTGGACCGATGAGGTGCTCGCCAAGGCGACGCGCGACGCCCGTGTCATGGTCATGCCGCCACACGGCCTGGTGCTGGAGCAGGTCGTCTATCCCGACGACGCAGGGCTCGCCGCCCGCGCCGCCGAGTCACGCCGCAGGAGGGACGAATGACTCTGCACCTGGTCCGACTCACCCTGCCCGTGTTCGAGGCACTCGCAGCCGAGGACGTC harbors:
- the truA gene encoding tRNA pseudouridine(38-40) synthase TruA; the protein is MVRLRLDLSYDGTNFRGWAVQPGLRTVQGEVEAAIAMILRLPRSAQLTCAGRTDAGVHARGQVAHVDLDDVDPGHLERRLRRLLPDDIVLRSLTVAPDGFDARFAALERRYAYRMFDGPTGPDPLTRTSVVRWPRRLDVDAMNAASERLLGHHDFASFCKKREGATTIRTLRELSTVRSGDNLETTVRADAFCHSMVRSLMGLLVAVGERRYEPEWTDEVLAKATRDARVMVMPPHGLVLEQVVYPDDAGLAARAAESRRRRDE
- a CDS encoding citrate synthase; protein product: MTENQTLTVRDNRTGEEYELPITDGTVRASDFNKIGKSENEPGLAVYDPGFTNTASTRSAVTYIDGDKGILEYRGYPIEQLAEKSTFLEVAYLLIHGELPTKEQHERWVHEITFHTFVHENVKSLMQGFRYDAHPMGMLLSSVGALSTFYPEARNISDPDVRHEQVVRMIAKMPTLGAWSFRHAQGKPYVYPDNDLTYTENFLSMLFKMSEPKYDPDPRLAKALDVLLILHADHEQNCSTNAVRSVGSSQVDPYSAVSAGIAALYGPLHGGANEAVLKMLRRIGTKDKIPAFIEGVKNGDEKLMGFGHRVYKNFDPRATIIKKACDDVFEVTGVNPLLEIAQELERIALEDDYFISRKLYPNVDFYSGLIYEALQFPPEMFTVLFAIGRTPGWLAQWLELVDDKEQKIARPKQIYTGDRQLEFVPAEERWA